A region from the Thermococcus barophilus MP genome encodes:
- a CDS encoding restriction endonuclease gives MPRNRGKGSGFEKKIASRYKRAGYFIERNKVKNGTEIDIIAKKKRQKKLVIETKAGKQVVTSSVIRKLAEVARSIKGKPVLVIGPRVSLTKPAKKEAKKRNIRIRKVYC, from the coding sequence ATGCCACGAAATAGAGGTAAAGGATCTGGGTTTGAGAAAAAAATTGCAAGCAGATATAAACGGGCTGGTTATTTTATAGAGAGAAATAAAGTGAAAAATGGAACAGAAATAGATATCATAGCAAAGAAAAAACGTCAAAAAAAGTTAGTTATAGAGACTAAAGCAGGTAAACAAGTAGTGACATCATCAGTTATTAGAAAATTAGCAGAAGTTGCAAGGTCAATAAAAGGCAAACCAGTTCTTGTAATTGGTCCCCGAGTCTCCTTAACAAAGCCTGCAAAAAAGGAGGCTAAAAAAAG
- a CDS encoding ribbon-helix-helix domain-containing protein: protein MPSIFKKLSISLPPELVELLDVLVEKGLYATRSEIIREALYLLLWDLVDSVEIYEKVAKEASEKGVPLDEYIDELIEKAESSDVVELIRLSGLSLDEIRILKKKIKKIQRKLERNLYYI from the coding sequence ATGCCCTCAATATTTAAAAAACTTTCTATCTCTTTGCCTCCAGAACTAGTGGAGTTATTAGATGTCTTGGTGGAGAAAGGGTTATACGCCACAAGAAGTGAAATTATTCGTGAAGCCTTATATCTTCTTCTTTGGGATCTAGTGGATTCAGTTGAGATTTATGAAAAAGTTGCAAAAGAAGCTTCGGAGAAAGGTGTTCCTTTAGATGAATACATTGATGAATTAATAGAAAAGGCTGAAAGTTCTGACGTGGTTGAATTAATTCGATTATCTGGCCTTTCCTTGGATGAAATTAGGATATTAAAGAAGAAAATTAAAAAAATACAGAGAAAGTTGGAGAGGAATTTGTATTACATTTAA
- a CDS encoding plasmid mobilization protein, giving the protein MFESILKKLHRTNAPITGKSKIPAAGVKAFEAILKSKGLKEGSEAVKIALSEFSKYNNENEETFQEFKKILEREFSGLRGARIIKAKAKALKELWEAEAKALFGPVRRTKWISIRVTEEEYNKILEEANKEGLDVSNYIRKKLGLSYEV; this is encoded by the coding sequence ATGTTTGAATCTATCCTCAAAAAGCTCCACAGAACAAATGCCCCTATTACTGGCAAATCTAAAATACCAGCCGCTGGAGTCAAAGCCTTTGAAGCAATCCTCAAATCCAAGGGACTTAAAGAAGGAAGTGAGGCAGTTAAAATAGCGCTCTCTGAGTTTTCAAAATACAACAACGAAAATGAAGAAACATTTCAAGAGTTCAAGAAAATACTAGAGAGGGAGTTTTCAGGGCTTAGGGGGGCGAGAATAATCAAGGCTAAAGCTAAAGCCCTAAAAGAGCTCTGGGAAGCTGAAGCCAAAGCACTTTTCGGTCCAGTAAGAAGAACTAAATGGATCTCCATTAGAGTCACGGAAGAAGAATATAATAAAATCCTTGAAGAGGCAAACAAAGAAGGTTTGGATGTATCAAACTACATACGGAAAAAGCTCGGACTCAGTTATGAAGTCTAA